The following are encoded in a window of Vibrio azureus genomic DNA:
- the flhB gene encoding flagellar biosynthesis protein FlhB yields MSESTSQDKTEKASPQKIKKARQEGQIPRAKEFTAAIIFLATLIFFQTQLDSIWENVSGLFTYNMTLTRQTLDSPNNMLIQLGQSLSVLIQLLLPFFVMIALVVLASSMVVGGWLFRPANLTPKLNKLNPISGVKRIFSTRSLVELIKSTLKVAVIFALLYNYLSHQLQPILHIQTLPLNQGVVTILAILFEGILLLGFALLLFGVIDIPYQRWEHLKELKMTKQELKEEFKNNEGRPEVKQRIKQVQQQFARRQINNAVPKADVIITNPTHYAVALKYDPTLSDAPFVVAKGIDETAMHIQRIARENQVEVVNAPPLTRSIYHTTAIEQAIPSQLYVAVAHILNYVLQLKSFRKGHGDQPTPLPSFSIPKHLQH; encoded by the coding sequence ATGAGCGAGTCTACGTCACAGGATAAAACCGAAAAAGCGTCCCCACAAAAAATCAAAAAAGCCCGCCAAGAAGGGCAAATACCGAGAGCAAAAGAGTTTACAGCCGCAATTATCTTTTTGGCGACCTTAATCTTTTTCCAAACCCAACTTGATTCAATTTGGGAAAATGTCTCTGGCCTATTTACTTATAACATGACCTTAACTAGGCAGACGCTAGACAGCCCAAACAATATGTTAATTCAGCTAGGGCAAAGCCTCAGTGTTCTCATCCAATTACTGCTGCCATTTTTCGTAATGATTGCCTTAGTGGTGTTGGCCAGCAGCATGGTTGTCGGAGGCTGGCTGTTTCGCCCTGCTAATCTCACACCGAAGCTCAATAAACTTAACCCTATATCGGGGGTCAAACGGATTTTTTCCACACGTTCACTGGTTGAACTCATCAAGTCAACATTGAAGGTGGCGGTGATATTTGCCCTTCTCTATAACTACCTCAGCCACCAGCTTCAACCAATATTGCACATACAAACCTTGCCTCTGAATCAGGGCGTGGTGACCATATTAGCGATTTTATTTGAAGGCATCTTATTACTTGGGTTTGCGCTCTTACTGTTCGGGGTTATCGACATTCCTTACCAGCGTTGGGAACATTTAAAAGAACTTAAAATGACAAAACAAGAGCTTAAAGAAGAGTTCAAAAATAATGAAGGGCGCCCGGAAGTAAAACAGCGCATCAAACAGGTTCAACAGCAATTTGCTCGGCGTCAGATCAATAATGCTGTACCAAAAGCCGATGTCATTATTACCAACCCAACACACTATGCGGTTGCTTTAAAATACGATCCCACTCTGTCTGATGCACCTTTCGTCGTAGCAAAAGGCATTGATGAAACGGCCATGCATATTCAGCGCATTGCCAGAGAAAACCAAGTGGAAGTGGTGAATGCACCACCACTTACCCGCTCTATCTATCATACAACGGCCATTGAACAAGCCATACCCAGCCAACTCTATGTTGCCGTTGCTCATATTCTTAATTACGTCTTGCAATTGAAATCATTTCGGAAAGGACACGGTGATCAACCTACCCCTCTGCCGTCGTTTTCGATTCCAAAACATTTACAACACTGA
- the fliQ gene encoding flagellar biosynthesis protein FliQ, with the protein MTPELTVTLFSDAVWLIIVIVAVLVVPGLIVGLGIAIFQAATQINEQTLSFLPRLFVTLLMVIFAGHWMLRKIIDLFNFLFHNIPGMIG; encoded by the coding sequence ATGACACCTGAATTAACCGTTACCCTATTTTCTGATGCCGTCTGGTTAATCATCGTTATCGTTGCTGTGTTAGTTGTTCCCGGTTTGATCGTCGGTTTAGGAATTGCCATTTTTCAGGCAGCGACTCAAATTAATGAGCAAACCTTGAGCTTTCTTCCCCGGCTATTTGTCACTCTTCTTATGGTTATTTTTGCTGGCCATTGGATGCTCAGAAAAATCATTGACCTATTTAACTTCTTGTTTCATAACATTCCGGGGATGATAGGTTAA
- the fliN gene encoding flagellar motor switch protein FliN codes for MNDSTNTTFDAQELNFDDFQLNDLEGESLPNEPKKVVQRDISFFKQIPVTVTLEVASKEISLGELMQAGEGSVIELDKLNGEPLDVKVNGSLMGQAEVVVVNDKYGLRLVEVYDSALDSVGH; via the coding sequence ATGAACGACTCAACGAATACAACTTTTGATGCCCAAGAACTCAACTTTGATGACTTCCAGTTGAATGACTTAGAGGGTGAATCATTACCTAATGAACCAAAGAAGGTCGTTCAAAGGGATATATCGTTTTTTAAGCAAATACCTGTCACCGTCACGTTAGAAGTCGCCAGTAAAGAGATCTCACTCGGAGAGCTGATGCAAGCAGGCGAAGGAAGTGTTATTGAATTGGATAAGCTCAATGGTGAGCCTTTAGATGTGAAAGTCAACGGCTCTTTGATGGGGCAAGCGGAAGTCGTTGTCGTCAATGACAAGTATGGTCTCAGACTGGTGGAGGTTTATGATTCTGCACTAGATAGTGTCGGTCATTAA
- a CDS encoding sigma-54 dependent transcriptional regulator, which yields MMKMDILLVEPDECSARSIQECLVEAGYNVIHYRSGRRALLQTGINVRDKNRASITLVSSHLSDMDIRDFVACHQKQNKSAAVIAIVDKDQGLLAADTMQSGATDYLLRPYEIKQLLTLLERVEALEKPIENLIACSWRSKQVLQLAHRAACTSASVLITGESGTGKEVLARYVHQQSPRHTGPFIAVNCAAIPESMLEAVLFGHVKGAFTGALHSQSGKFEEANGGTILLDEIGEMSPAVQAKLLRVLQEKEVERVGSHKSVQLDIRVIAATNKDLREEVKKGQFREDLYYRLDVLPLHWPALRERHEDIIPLSEFFIRKYKETSHCYLSQDAIMALNHYHWPGNIRELENVIQRALVMRHGDYITAHDLMLPMDLPQSSNIPEVMPSFGHVEAKKQAEFQFVLEKLRQFGGNRTKTASALGVSTRALRYKLAAMREHGIDLQSAVGSAA from the coding sequence ATGATGAAAATGGATATCCTGTTGGTGGAGCCAGATGAATGCTCAGCGCGGTCAATACAGGAATGCTTAGTCGAGGCCGGTTATAACGTCATCCACTACCGTTCCGGACGCAGAGCATTACTACAGACAGGAATAAATGTTCGAGATAAAAATAGAGCGAGCATCACTTTAGTCAGTTCTCACCTGTCTGATATGGATATACGTGACTTTGTAGCATGCCACCAAAAACAAAATAAGTCCGCTGCTGTGATTGCGATTGTGGACAAGGACCAAGGGTTACTTGCGGCTGACACCATGCAATCTGGTGCGACGGATTATCTACTTCGACCCTATGAAATCAAGCAATTACTCACCCTTCTTGAGCGTGTGGAAGCACTCGAAAAGCCGATTGAAAATCTGATTGCTTGTTCTTGGCGCAGCAAGCAAGTTTTGCAGCTGGCGCATCGAGCGGCTTGTACCAGTGCCAGTGTTTTAATTACGGGAGAGTCAGGGACAGGGAAAGAAGTATTGGCTCGTTATGTGCACCAACAATCCCCTCGCCATACGGGACCATTTATCGCGGTCAATTGTGCAGCCATTCCTGAGTCGATGCTTGAAGCAGTGTTATTTGGTCATGTCAAGGGCGCTTTTACTGGGGCTTTACACTCACAGAGTGGGAAATTTGAGGAAGCGAACGGAGGCACCATTTTACTGGATGAGATTGGTGAAATGTCCCCTGCGGTTCAGGCGAAATTGCTGCGTGTTTTACAAGAAAAAGAGGTTGAACGAGTTGGCAGTCATAAATCGGTGCAGCTGGATATACGTGTGATTGCTGCAACCAATAAAGACTTAAGGGAAGAGGTAAAGAAAGGTCAATTTCGTGAAGATCTCTATTATCGACTGGATGTTTTGCCGCTTCACTGGCCTGCATTGCGTGAACGTCATGAAGATATTATTCCTCTCAGCGAATTTTTCATTCGCAAGTACAAAGAAACCAGCCACTGCTACTTATCACAAGACGCAATTATGGCACTCAACCACTATCACTGGCCGGGCAATATTCGTGAACTAGAAAATGTGATTCAACGAGCTCTCGTAATGAGGCATGGCGACTACATCACTGCTCATGATTTGATGTTGCCAATGGACTTACCACAATCATCAAACATACCGGAAGTGATGCCAAGTTTTGGGCATGTGGAAGCGAAAAAACAAGCAGAGTTCCAGTTTGTGCTTGAAAAACTCAGGCAGTTTGGCGGAAACCGCACCAAAACAGCAAGCGCGCTAGGCGTCTCTACTCGAGCGCTGCGCTATAAACTCGCAGCAATGCGTGAACATGGAATTGATTTACAGTCGGCAGTGGGTTCGGCAGCTTAA
- the fliR gene encoding flagellar biosynthetic protein FliR: protein MAITFEELSVILGQLWWPFFRVFAVLVSLPFYGDALIPIWVRSLLALSLVVITAPLMPTMPALELFSVSAILLAVEQVVWGMLFGLILHMLFNVFTMLGQIVSLQMGLGMAMMNDPINGLSVAILGRLFLLFSTLLFLALEGHLLIIDLVIQSFVIWPVGSGISALSLQVIINVFGWMLMASLALALPAIVSMLLANISFGVMNRAAPSLNVYALGFPMTMLLGLFSVLLSVSGVPSRYTTLVHEMFQYLNHFIQGGA from the coding sequence ATGGCAATAACATTTGAAGAGCTGTCAGTAATACTCGGCCAACTTTGGTGGCCATTCTTTCGTGTGTTTGCGGTATTAGTCTCGCTCCCCTTTTACGGCGATGCACTTATTCCTATCTGGGTTCGCAGCTTACTTGCACTCTCACTGGTTGTGATTACTGCTCCTCTAATGCCAACAATGCCAGCATTGGAACTCTTCTCTGTGAGCGCGATTCTTCTTGCAGTGGAACAGGTAGTCTGGGGAATGCTGTTTGGCCTGATCCTACATATGTTATTCAATGTATTTACTATGCTAGGTCAAATTGTATCTCTTCAGATGGGGTTAGGTATGGCAATGATGAATGATCCGATTAATGGCCTTTCTGTTGCCATTCTCGGACGGCTTTTCTTGTTATTCTCAACCCTTCTTTTCCTAGCGTTGGAAGGGCATTTATTAATTATTGACCTCGTCATCCAAAGTTTCGTGATCTGGCCTGTCGGCTCTGGTATCTCAGCACTCTCATTACAGGTGATCATTAACGTATTCGGCTGGATGTTAATGGCCTCTTTGGCCTTAGCCCTTCCCGCCATCGTCTCGATGCTATTGGCCAATATTAGTTTTGGTGTCATGAACCGCGCCGCACCTTCCTTAAACGTTTACGCACTTGGCTTCCCAATGACAATGTTACTTGGTCTATTCAGTGTCCTACTTTCTGTTTCCGGTGTGCCAAGCCGATACACCACGCTGGTGCATGAGATGTTTCAGTACCTTAACCACTTTATTCAGGGGGGAGCATGA
- a CDS encoding FliM/FliN family flagellar motor switch protein: MKPPISEVKTLDVELLGKPIHIIRDKLEKMILDSCSTLTNELQRWVQKNSLDVELNSVSIQKLHHDAVNKEHFSTFAHQLGGLVNVYFEPNTLLRLADCFYDNTNERPSSHVTTSDVRIQERIGRLVLSFLAPQEMWQSGLYESAQEIGIEITLVIRIDNNKGLFKVTLSNALIQTLLKQLSLSTEHDLSEPFCHALQGTPIRLNVTLAKKQMILSDVINLKPDDIIPIELFNSAPVHIGHHSLFTGHVADQNGQLVLILNPDKESQ; the protein is encoded by the coding sequence GTGAAACCACCAATTAGCGAGGTTAAAACTCTAGATGTAGAGTTATTAGGCAAACCTATTCATATTATTCGTGATAAATTAGAAAAAATGATATTAGACTCTTGCTCTACTCTAACTAATGAACTGCAACGTTGGGTTCAAAAAAACAGTTTAGACGTAGAGCTAAATTCAGTCTCTATCCAAAAATTACATCATGATGCAGTAAATAAAGAACACTTTTCCACCTTTGCACATCAACTAGGTGGGTTGGTCAATGTTTACTTTGAACCAAACACGTTACTTAGGCTGGCTGATTGTTTTTATGACAATACTAATGAACGCCCATCTTCGCATGTCACCACCAGTGACGTACGAATCCAAGAGCGTATTGGGCGTCTGGTGCTTAGTTTTCTGGCACCACAAGAGATGTGGCAGAGCGGATTATATGAAAGTGCTCAAGAAATCGGGATAGAGATAACGCTCGTCATCCGTATTGATAACAACAAGGGGCTGTTTAAAGTGACATTAAGCAATGCTCTAATCCAAACGCTACTCAAACAATTAAGCCTATCTACAGAGCATGATCTATCAGAGCCTTTCTGCCACGCACTGCAAGGGACGCCAATACGGCTCAATGTCACGTTAGCTAAAAAGCAAATGATATTAAGTGATGTGATAAACCTAAAACCAGATGACATCATCCCTATCGAGCTTTTCAACTCGGCCCCCGTTCACATAGGTCATCATTCACTTTTTACCGGTCATGTTGCGGACCAAAATGGTCAACTTGTATTAATTCTCAATCCAGATAAGGAATCACAGTAA
- a CDS encoding OmpA family protein — translation MFESFVRFFGGVKFIRFSFSLIIISFVPFKTSFAFEDVIASMDLSKWNYKGDSFKCRLIHSDNVHGKFYFHAEPNKKVSLVLNFKDSGNNWRGVVLSSQLPPWKKKQISSEHSSVTVSKATNQFSLNDGVEDLLENMANGRWVSISLYDDELLSRSLRVTLPVIGIQSALADFKRCRGQLPKLSFSQARDVNLRFHIGQKHLSNRHKAQLRDVYNYITKDKRVIKILIDGHTDNTGDALSNLTLSRSRAQQVADQLVLQGIAREMIEVRAHGARYPTASNHTKSGKAKNRRVTLRLVRDDEQTVPNK, via the coding sequence ATGTTTGAGTCATTTGTTAGATTTTTTGGTGGGGTGAAATTTATACGATTTTCCTTCTCGCTTATTATTATTTCTTTTGTTCCTTTTAAAACGAGCTTTGCTTTTGAAGACGTTATTGCTTCAATGGATCTATCTAAATGGAATTATAAAGGTGATTCGTTTAAATGCAGGCTTATTCATTCTGATAACGTACATGGGAAGTTTTATTTCCATGCGGAACCTAATAAAAAAGTCAGCTTGGTTTTAAATTTTAAAGACTCTGGAAATAACTGGCGTGGTGTTGTTTTATCGAGTCAACTTCCGCCGTGGAAGAAAAAGCAAATAAGTTCCGAGCATTCTTCCGTTACTGTGTCTAAAGCGACGAATCAATTTTCACTTAATGATGGTGTTGAGGACTTACTAGAGAATATGGCAAATGGACGTTGGGTGTCGATATCTCTCTATGATGATGAGTTGTTATCAAGAAGCTTGCGAGTGACTTTGCCAGTGATTGGCATTCAGAGCGCATTGGCAGATTTTAAAAGGTGCCGTGGACAGTTACCCAAACTGTCATTCTCGCAAGCAAGAGATGTCAATTTACGTTTTCATATCGGTCAAAAGCACCTTAGTAATAGACATAAAGCTCAACTGCGTGATGTGTATAACTATATAACGAAGGATAAACGAGTGATCAAGATCCTCATAGATGGCCATACCGATAATACTGGTGATGCATTATCTAATTTGACGCTCTCACGCAGCCGAGCACAGCAAGTGGCGGATCAATTAGTTTTACAAGGCATCGCTCGTGAGATGATTGAGGTAAGAGCTCATGGTGCACGCTACCCAACAGCCAGCAATCATACAAAGTCAGGTAAAGCGAAGAATCGGCGGGTGACATTACGTTTAGTGCGTGATGACGAACAAACGGTTCCCAATAAATAG
- the fliP gene encoding flagellar type III secretion system pore protein FliP (The bacterial flagellar biogenesis protein FliP forms a type III secretion system (T3SS)-type pore required for flagellar assembly.) produces the protein MIILFVCMLLSFPSLAVDNGLNILTVYDGDTQQEYSVKLQILLLMTALSFLPAFILMATSFTRIIIVLAILRQALGLQQSPPNRVLVGIAMTLTLLIMRPVWTDIYEHAFVPYDQGDITLVQAFSIAEKPVRNFMLAQTHQSALEQMLNIANEPKDQKVEDISFAIILPAFVISELKTAFQIGFMLFIPFLIIDLVVASVLMAMGMMMLSPLIISLPFKLMIFVLVDGWTMTVGTLSASFG, from the coding sequence ATGATCATTCTATTCGTCTGTATGTTACTTTCTTTTCCCAGTCTCGCTGTCGACAATGGTCTTAATATTTTGACCGTTTATGACGGTGATACGCAGCAAGAGTATAGTGTCAAACTGCAAATTCTCTTACTGATGACCGCACTCAGTTTTTTGCCTGCTTTTATTTTAATGGCAACAAGCTTCACCAGGATCATCATTGTTCTTGCTATTTTGCGTCAAGCTTTAGGTTTACAACAAAGCCCACCTAATCGAGTCCTCGTCGGTATTGCTATGACTCTAACGTTACTGATCATGCGTCCGGTTTGGACAGACATCTATGAACATGCGTTTGTTCCGTACGACCAAGGTGATATTACCCTAGTGCAGGCATTTTCTATCGCTGAAAAACCCGTCAGAAATTTCATGCTAGCCCAAACTCACCAAAGTGCCCTTGAACAAATGCTGAATATTGCCAATGAACCCAAGGATCAAAAAGTCGAGGATATTTCTTTTGCCATTATCCTCCCAGCGTTCGTTATTAGTGAATTAAAAACCGCGTTTCAGATCGGGTTCATGTTGTTTATTCCATTTCTTATCATTGATTTAGTTGTCGCGAGCGTTTTAATGGCCATGGGAATGATGATGCTATCGCCCTTAATCATTTCTCTCCCCTTTAAACTGATGATCTTCGTCCTTGTCGATGGATGGACAATGACAGTCGGCACACTGTCAGCCAGTTTTGGATAA
- a CDS encoding flagellar hook-basal body complex protein FliE: MASQSTHLLSAEQMMLNKMEVMRSHLPTSEFAVSANPIDRIHTDRFSSFPALSFSQAMISVINKVDSHQVSASEKMTAVETGKSDDLVGAMIASQKANLSLTAMMQVSKKVISSLEDIRKMPV, encoded by the coding sequence ATGGCAAGTCAATCAACTCATTTATTGTCAGCAGAGCAAATGATGCTGAATAAAATGGAAGTAATGCGTTCGCATTTACCAACATCCGAATTTGCCGTGAGCGCAAATCCGATCGATAGAATACACACAGACCGCTTCTCTTCTTTTCCAGCGCTCTCTTTTTCGCAAGCGATGATCAGTGTCATAAACAAGGTGGATAGCCATCAAGTCTCAGCGAGTGAAAAAATGACCGCGGTTGAAACGGGAAAAAGTGATGATCTCGTGGGTGCAATGATTGCAAGCCAAAAAGCGAATCTCTCCTTAACGGCTATGATGCAAGTGAGCAAAAAAGTCATCTCGTCACTTGAAGATATTAGAAAAATGCCGGTGTAA
- the fliF gene encoding flagellar basal-body MS-ring/collar protein FliF, with protein MSELSTQVAGNSVLQANSAPSLSTSSSMYEATNKLKQWWSSSQRNLVLSAVLAAVIAAIIVVALWSSSQSYRPLYSQQERFDIGEIISVLENESISYRMQEQNGQVLVPEGQVARIRMLLASKGVKAQLPTGLESLKEDSALGTSQFMETARYRHGLEGELVRTIMSLHAVTNARVHLAIPKQTLFVRQNAEAPSASVMLELTPSEDLKSEQVEAIINLVVGSVTGMKPEFVSVVDQYGRLLSADVASAEVGKVNAKYLDYQKTVEKQIIQRAADMLTPIVGPSNFRVQVAADMNFSQVEETQEILDDEPVVRNEHSIQNNSVDQIALGVPGSLSNQPPVTGEEPVKNKENQNSNSRSEINRQYAVGSSVRRTQYQQGKIEKISVSVLLNSQSAPDGVAWGEAEKAQIVTLINDAVGISSERGDRLSLMTFQFTPVEIGAPPVQPWWQNPMVQQPLRYLIGGILGLAMILFVLRPLIKHLTGSTDKQDQSTELEFAQLQQTPEPEMNDLQTRKELEYEEDLNRRLSEKGISSSTGLDIKSDMLPPSDSPLEIQLKHLQLIANEEPERVAEILKQWVNINEHSTVDVSTNI; from the coding sequence ATGTCAGAACTCTCTACTCAAGTCGCTGGAAACTCGGTTCTTCAAGCCAATTCAGCCCCGTCGCTTTCTACATCTAGCAGTATGTACGAAGCGACCAATAAATTGAAACAATGGTGGTCAAGCAGCCAAAGAAATTTGGTTCTTTCGGCCGTGTTAGCAGCCGTTATTGCGGCGATTATTGTTGTCGCACTTTGGAGTTCATCTCAGAGCTATCGTCCACTGTACAGCCAGCAAGAACGCTTTGATATCGGAGAAATCATTTCGGTCTTGGAAAATGAAAGTATCAGCTATCGGATGCAGGAACAAAATGGCCAAGTGCTTGTACCTGAAGGTCAAGTGGCTCGTATCCGTATGTTGCTGGCGTCAAAGGGGGTTAAAGCTCAGTTGCCGACAGGATTGGAATCTTTGAAAGAAGACAGTGCGCTGGGTACCAGCCAATTTATGGAAACGGCGCGATATCGTCATGGTCTAGAGGGAGAACTGGTTCGTACTATCATGTCTTTGCATGCAGTGACGAATGCTCGAGTTCACCTTGCGATTCCAAAGCAAACACTCTTTGTTCGACAAAATGCAGAAGCGCCCTCAGCCTCGGTGATGCTGGAACTTACTCCTAGTGAAGATCTTAAATCTGAGCAAGTGGAAGCGATCATTAACTTGGTGGTAGGCAGTGTGACTGGGATGAAACCAGAATTTGTCTCTGTGGTGGATCAATACGGCCGCTTGCTGAGTGCCGATGTGGCTTCGGCAGAGGTTGGTAAGGTCAACGCGAAGTATCTTGATTACCAAAAAACGGTCGAAAAGCAGATCATACAACGTGCTGCAGATATGCTGACCCCTATTGTTGGCCCGAGTAACTTTCGTGTTCAAGTTGCTGCAGATATGAACTTCAGTCAGGTAGAAGAGACTCAAGAAATACTCGATGACGAGCCAGTGGTACGCAACGAGCACAGTATTCAAAATAACTCGGTCGATCAAATAGCATTGGGTGTTCCTGGCTCTCTGAGTAATCAACCACCGGTAACCGGAGAAGAACCTGTTAAGAATAAAGAAAACCAAAACTCAAATTCACGTTCAGAAATTAACCGCCAATATGCGGTGGGCAGCAGTGTGCGCCGAACGCAATATCAACAAGGAAAAATTGAAAAAATCAGCGTGTCTGTATTGCTGAATTCACAATCTGCTCCAGATGGTGTGGCTTGGGGAGAAGCAGAGAAGGCACAGATCGTCACGCTTATTAATGACGCGGTAGGTATTTCTTCAGAACGTGGTGACCGATTGAGTTTGATGACATTTCAATTTACACCCGTTGAAATTGGGGCGCCACCAGTACAACCATGGTGGCAAAATCCAATGGTGCAGCAGCCGTTAAGGTATCTTATTGGTGGGATATTAGGTTTAGCGATGATTTTGTTTGTACTTCGTCCTTTGATCAAACATTTGACAGGAAGCACAGACAAGCAAGATCAGAGTACAGAACTGGAATTCGCACAACTTCAGCAAACTCCTGAGCCTGAAATGAATGATCTTCAAACACGTAAGGAATTGGAATATGAAGAAGATCTCAACCGACGTTTGTCTGAGAAAGGCATCAGCAGTTCTACTGGATTAGACATTAAGAGTGACATGCTTCCACCATCAGATTCGCCATTAGAAATCCAATTGAAACATTTGCAGCTTATAGCAAATGAGGAACCAGAGCGAGTAGCCGAAATTTTAAAACAATGGGTAAACATCAATGAACACAGTACCGTCGATGTCAGCACAAACATTTAG